CGGTTATTTCTCTCCACAAATAAAAAAACCAGGTCTATGGCCTGATTTCTGCATTTCGCTCCCTCAACTACTTATCCCTGCCATCTTATCCCGTCAATCACTGACAAATAATCCTGGCAGGGACACCGGGCAACCTCGGGGGGAGGCCGTTTTGAGTCTCACCTGAATTTCCGGCCTCTCACCGCCTAATTGGACCTTGTACGCACCACCGCCTCCTACTCTCCCCCGCACTCCCGGCACACCTTGGGGGCGGCGCTCAACGCAAGGAAAAACGCCCGCTCAAAAGCGGGCGCGTGACAGGGAAGTGCAAACCATTCCATCTCTTTTTTGGGAGGGGTTTCTACAACGGAATATAGTCCTCGGCCACGATTTCCTGGCCTTCGGGACCCAGGCAGAAGTCGATGTATTCCTTGACCAGTCCGGCCGGCGCCTCCTTAGTCACGTACAAGAACGGCCGGGATACCGGGTAACTGCCGTCCCGGATACTGTCCGGCGTGGGCGCGACGCCGTCCACCGCGATCACCTTGACGGAATCATCCAGGTAACCCATGGAGGTGTAGCCGATGGCGTCCGGGTTGCCGGCCACGGCCGCCCTGACACCGCCGCTGGACGGCTGGACGATCGCTTGCGCCGAGATTTTGGCGTCCTTGCCCATGACGATGTCCTCAAAAGCGCCGCGCGTACCGGAACCTTCCTCCCGGGTGATTACGGCGATCGCCTTATCTTTGCCACCGACCTCTTTCCAGTTGGTGATCTCCCCGGCAAAGATTTTGCGCACCTGCTCCAGGGTCAGAATAGTAACCGTTTCGTTTTCGGGGTGCGCGACGATCGCGATGCCGTCGGCGCAAATTTGAATGCGCTGCACCTGGGCCGCTTCTTCGGCTTTCAGCTCGCGGGAGGAAGCCCCGATGTCCGCAGTACCGTCAATAGCCGACTTAATTCCCACACTGGATCCGCCGCCCATTACATTAATGGTAACCTTGGGGTGTTTGGTCATAAATGCCGCGGCCAGCGCCTCGGAAAGCGGCTGCACCGAGGTGGAACCGGCGATGGTGACCGTGCCCTCCAGTTCCGGAGCCGGAGCCGGGGCCGGGGGCGCGGCCTGCTGCCCGCAGCCCGCGAGCACGGACACGGCAAAGAGTGTCAGAACCAAAACAAGCATCCATTTGGACTTAAACATAATACTGTCTTCCTCCTCCAAAATAGAATCCGGGATAATCTTTTCATTCC
This is a stretch of genomic DNA from Bacillota bacterium. It encodes these proteins:
- a CDS encoding phosphate ABC transporter substrate-binding protein, giving the protein MFKSKWMLVLVLTLFAVSVLAGCGQQAAPPAPAPAPELEGTVTIAGSTSVQPLSEALAAAFMTKHPKVTINVMGGGSSVGIKSAIDGTADIGASSRELKAEEAAQVQRIQICADGIAIVAHPENETVTILTLEQVRKIFAGEITNWKEVGGKDKAIAVITREEGSGTRGAFEDIVMGKDAKISAQAIVQPSSGGVRAAVAGNPDAIGYTSMGYLDDSVKVIAVDGVAPTPDSIRDGSYPVSRPFLYVTKEAPAGLVKEYIDFCLGPEGQEIVAEDYIPL